In one window of Tenacibaculum mesophilum DNA:
- a CDS encoding SDR family oxidoreductase: protein MEDKKLVVITGASSGFGLEMAKMFAEDGYPLLLLARRVEKMEALNLPNTLCKKVDVTDKTGLEKAIRAAEAVYGETDLLINNAGVMLLGSIETQNANEWQKMLDVNVMGVMHGMQTVIPSMKARKGGTIINLSSMAGYQAFENHAAYCASKFGVRGLTQTARLELSPFNVRVITIEPGAVKTELLEHTTDDTIIKGYNEWKESVGAVNITAKDVAKTIKFAYELPQSVLLREIVICDTMQDA, encoded by the coding sequence ATGGAAGATAAAAAATTAGTAGTTATTACTGGAGCTAGTTCTGGTTTTGGGTTAGAAATGGCTAAAATGTTTGCAGAAGACGGATACCCTCTTTTATTATTAGCAAGAAGGGTAGAAAAGATGGAGGCTTTAAACTTACCTAATACCTTGTGTAAAAAAGTTGATGTAACTGATAAAACGGGATTAGAAAAAGCAATAAGAGCGGCTGAAGCTGTTTATGGAGAAACTGATTTATTGATAAATAATGCAGGGGTTATGTTATTAGGATCCATTGAAACACAAAATGCCAATGAATGGCAAAAAATGTTAGATGTTAATGTAATGGGAGTGATGCATGGTATGCAAACGGTAATACCAAGTATGAAGGCTCGTAAAGGTGGAACTATAATAAATTTGTCATCTATGGCAGGCTATCAAGCTTTTGAAAATCATGCAGCATATTGTGCTAGTAAGTTTGGTGTTCGTGGGTTAACACAAACAGCGAGATTAGAGTTATCTCCCTTTAACGTGCGAGTAATAACAATTGAACCTGGTGCGGTTAAAACAGAATTGCTCGAGCATACTACGGATGATACAATAATTAAAGGATATAATGAGTGGAAAGAGAGTGTAGGAGCTGTTAATATTACTGCTAAAGATGTTGCTAAGACTATAAAGTTTGCATATGAGTTACCACAATCTGTGTTGTTAAGAGAAATTGTTATTTGCGATACTATGCAAGATGCTTAG
- the fumC gene encoding class II fumarate hydratase: protein MTKYRIEKDTMGQVEVPADKYWGAQTERSRNNFKIGPAASMPLEVVYGFAYLKKAAAFTNAELGVLATEKRDLIAQVCDEILAGKHDDQFPLVIWQTGSGTQSNMNVNEVIANRAHEIAGNVIGEGEKTIQPNDDVNKSQSSNDTFPTGMHIAAYKKIVEVTIPGVEQLRDTLQTKAEAFKDVVKIGRTHLMDATPLTLGQEFSGYVAQLNFGLNALKNTLAHLAQLALGGTAVGTGLNTPAGYDVLVAKYIAEFTGLPFITAENKFEALAAHDALVETHGALKQLAVSLNKIANDIRLMASGPRSGIGEIIIPANEPGSSIMPGKVNPTQAEAMTMVCAQVMGNDVAVTVGGTQGHYELNVFKPMMAANVLQSAQLIGDACVSFDVNCAAGIEPNQTRITELLNNSLMLVTALNTKIGYYKAAEIANTAHANGTTLKEEAVRLGYVTPEQYDEWVKPEDMTGSLKS, encoded by the coding sequence ATGACAAAATATAGAATTGAGAAAGATACAATGGGACAAGTAGAAGTTCCTGCTGATAAATATTGGGGAGCACAAACCGAGCGTTCTCGTAACAATTTTAAAATTGGTCCTGCTGCCTCTATGCCATTAGAAGTTGTATATGGATTTGCATACTTAAAAAAAGCAGCTGCTTTCACTAACGCTGAGTTAGGTGTATTAGCTACTGAAAAACGTGATTTGATTGCACAAGTATGTGATGAAATATTAGCTGGAAAGCACGACGACCAATTCCCATTAGTAATCTGGCAAACAGGTTCTGGTACACAATCTAACATGAATGTAAACGAAGTTATTGCTAACCGTGCTCACGAAATCGCTGGGAATGTAATTGGTGAAGGTGAAAAAACCATCCAACCAAACGACGATGTAAACAAATCGCAATCTTCTAACGATACCTTCCCTACTGGAATGCACATTGCTGCCTACAAAAAAATTGTAGAAGTAACCATTCCTGGTGTTGAACAATTGCGTGATACTTTACAAACAAAAGCTGAAGCTTTTAAAGATGTGGTGAAAATTGGGCGTACACATTTAATGGATGCTACTCCCCTAACCTTAGGTCAAGAGTTTTCTGGATATGTTGCTCAATTAAACTTCGGGTTAAACGCTTTAAAAAACACCTTAGCACATTTAGCACAATTAGCGTTGGGTGGAACAGCGGTAGGAACTGGATTAAATACACCTGCTGGTTACGATGTGTTAGTTGCTAAATACATTGCTGAGTTTACAGGATTACCATTTATAACTGCTGAAAATAAATTTGAAGCTTTAGCTGCTCATGACGCATTAGTTGAAACTCACGGAGCGCTAAAACAATTAGCCGTTTCATTAAATAAAATAGCAAATGATATTCGTTTAATGGCTTCCGGACCTCGTTCAGGAATTGGAGAAATCATTATTCCTGCGAATGAACCAGGATCTTCTATTATGCCAGGAAAAGTAAACCCAACTCAGGCAGAAGCTATGACTATGGTTTGTGCACAAGTAATGGGTAACGATGTTGCGGTAACTGTTGGTGGTACTCAAGGTCACTACGAATTAAACGTTTTTAAACCTATGATGGCAGCTAACGTATTACAATCGGCTCAATTAATTGGGGATGCTTGTGTATCGTTTGATGTAAACTGTGCTGCTGGTATTGAACCAAACCAAACAAGAATCACTGAGTTATTAAATAACTCATTAATGTTAGTTACGGCATTAAATACTAAAATTGGATATTACAAAGCTGCTGAGATTGCAAATACAGCACACGCAAACGGAACTACTTTAAAAGAAGAAGCAGTACGTTTAGGATACGTAACTCCAGAACAGTATGACGAATGGGTAAAACCAGAAGATATGACAGGTAGCTTAAAATCATAA
- a CDS encoding pentapeptide repeat-containing protein — protein MKIIVTITGLLLCFSTAFAQKVINASDIMRDVKNGKAIEISNTTIKGTLDFTFMNEALPKLPKRKSWWNNGGSNTVEKQITNKVSFVNCVFDDDVLAYIPHEKSGYTFVANFEDIVVFKDCTFEQKAMFKYSNFERNTNFSNTKFKGDSTFKYAKFDRDITFENTSFEEPATFKYADFNRFVSFKNSVFNESAIFKYTEFKDGVSFRNVKFEEDLNIKYTKVSGEFDITGMEVAFDIDSKYTKINGKSFNKYLMKR, from the coding sequence ATGAAAATTATAGTTACTATTACAGGACTTTTACTTTGCTTTTCAACTGCTTTTGCTCAAAAAGTTATAAATGCATCTGACATTATGAGAGATGTTAAAAACGGAAAAGCAATAGAAATTTCTAACACTACTATTAAAGGTACATTAGACTTTACTTTTATGAATGAAGCGTTACCTAAATTACCTAAAAGAAAAAGTTGGTGGAATAATGGAGGATCTAACACCGTTGAAAAACAAATTACAAATAAAGTTTCTTTTGTAAATTGTGTTTTTGATGATGATGTTTTAGCCTACATTCCTCATGAGAAAAGTGGATATACTTTTGTTGCTAATTTTGAAGATATTGTTGTATTTAAAGATTGTACTTTTGAACAAAAAGCGATGTTTAAATATTCAAATTTTGAGAGAAACACAAACTTTTCTAACACTAAATTTAAAGGTGACTCAACATTTAAGTACGCAAAATTTGATAGAGATATTACTTTCGAAAACACCTCTTTTGAGGAACCAGCTACATTTAAGTATGCAGATTTTAACCGTTTTGTAAGCTTTAAAAACTCTGTTTTCAATGAAAGTGCTATTTTTAAATATACCGAATTTAAAGATGGTGTATCATTTAGAAATGTAAAGTTTGAAGAAGACTTAAATATTAAATACACAAAAGTATCAGGAGAGTTTGATATTACTGGAATGGAAGTAGCTTTTGATATAGACTCTAAATACACTAAAATAAACGGAAAAAGTTTTAATAAATACTTAATGAAAAGATAA
- a CDS encoding HU family DNA-binding protein yields the protein MNKSDLIDAMAADAGISKAAAKAALDSLTTNVTNTLKKGDKVALVGWGTWSVSKRAARTGRNPQTGKEIKIAAKNVVKFKAGAGLSDSVN from the coding sequence ATGAACAAATCAGATTTAATCGATGCGATGGCTGCTGATGCAGGAATTTCTAAAGCTGCCGCTAAAGCTGCATTAGATTCTTTAACTACTAACGTAACTAATACTTTAAAGAAAGGTGATAAAGTTGCTTTAGTTGGATGGGGAACTTGGTCTGTTTCTAAGAGAGCTGCTAGAACTGGTAGAAACCCTCAAACAGGAAAAGAAATAAAAATTGCTGCTAAAAACGTAGTTAAATTTAAAGCTGGTGCTGGTTTAAGTGACTCAGTAAACTAA
- the fmt gene encoding methionyl-tRNA formyltransferase: MRDLRIVFMGTPDFAATILQHLVENDYNVVGVITAPDKPAGRGRKLNQSAVKKYALSQNLPILQPKNLKNEEFQKDLKKWDANLQVVVAFRMLPKSVWALPEYGTFNLHASLLPEYRGAAPINWAIINGETKTGVTTFFIDGKIDTGEIILQNEVTIKGDEIVGELHDRLMHLGAKLVAETLDLIAKGDVTTTKQPELEEKSAPKLYPHNCKIDWSKSLNDIYNHIRGLNPYPAAWTTIVNGDDELSAKIYGVSKAPTSHNLEVGAIVTTKKELKIAVTDGYLNIHQIKISGKKLMDVQSLLNGFQFEKDAKVL; this comes from the coding sequence ATGAGAGATTTACGCATCGTTTTTATGGGAACTCCTGATTTTGCTGCTACTATTTTACAGCATTTAGTGGAGAATGATTATAATGTAGTAGGAGTTATTACTGCTCCAGATAAACCTGCTGGTAGAGGTCGTAAGCTTAATCAATCTGCTGTAAAAAAATATGCACTTTCTCAAAACCTGCCTATTCTTCAACCCAAAAACTTAAAGAACGAAGAATTCCAAAAAGATTTAAAAAAGTGGGATGCTAACTTACAAGTAGTTGTTGCTTTTAGAATGTTACCTAAATCCGTTTGGGCACTACCAGAATATGGTACTTTTAATTTACATGCTTCATTATTACCAGAATATCGTGGTGCTGCACCTATTAATTGGGCAATTATAAATGGCGAAACGAAAACAGGTGTTACTACTTTCTTTATTGATGGTAAAATTGATACAGGAGAAATCATATTACAAAATGAGGTAACTATTAAAGGAGATGAAATTGTTGGTGAGTTACACGACAGATTAATGCACTTAGGAGCTAAACTAGTTGCTGAAACTTTAGACTTAATTGCTAAAGGAGATGTTACAACTACTAAACAACCTGAATTAGAAGAGAAATCTGCTCCAAAATTGTACCCTCATAACTGTAAGATAGATTGGTCTAAATCTTTAAATGATATTTATAATCATATTCGCGGATTAAATCCATATCCTGCTGCTTGGACTACCATTGTAAATGGAGATGATGAACTTTCTGCTAAAATATACGGAGTTAGTAAAGCCCCTACTTCTCATAATCTTGAGGTTGGTGCTATCGTTACCACTAAAAAGGAGTTAAAAATTGCTGTTACAGATGGTTACTTAAATATTCATCAAATTAAAATTTCTGGTAAAAAGTTAATGGATGTTCAGAGTTTATTAAACGGTTTTCAATTCGAAAAAGATGCAAAAGTTCTCTAG
- a CDS encoding RecQ family ATP-dependent DNA helicase: protein MYDKSLQILKHYWGYTSFRKPQQEIITEVLTGNNVVALLPTGGGKSICFQVPALVKEGVCIVVSPLVALMQDQVANLIDKGIKATLISSGSSQDDIITLFDNIRFGNTKFLYISPERLQSRFIQEKIKQLNVNLIAIDEAHCISEWGHDFRPSYQEITVLKELLPTTPIIALTATATQKVISDIVSSLELEKPTVFKKSFFRENLAYQIFKTEDKLGKLNQIFTKTKAPSIIYVNTRSKTKEISSYLNANGFKSSFYHGGLSPVEKKLAFDNWMTEKTPIIVATNAFGMGIDKPNVRVVIHLNLPFSIENYIQEAGRGGRDGVKSFPVVLTNDSDISLSSELLEKSLPTIDEIKTIHQKLYQHFQIAKGELIETAFDFNFLAFCNKYNFIPNKTFNALQILNNNGIIELNHSFQQKSTVQFLASNKQVISHTNQNSQIKNFVQQILRMYGGIFENPVKIDEFYIAKKLGTTSWFVINTLEKLAQKELIAYTKATNNSELFFLHPREDDKTINRISLNIKQYIKQKKQKNRDLLQFIENNSVCRSVQLLSYFGEHSSQSCGICDVCLQRKNKTSISQKDILSNLQKEKTYTVTEICSLLNEKETNILILLRELLSEEKIHTKNNKYFLK, encoded by the coding sequence ATGTATGATAAATCGCTACAAATATTAAAACATTATTGGGGCTATACTTCTTTTAGAAAACCTCAACAAGAAATAATTACTGAAGTTTTAACAGGAAACAATGTTGTTGCTTTACTTCCTACAGGAGGTGGAAAGTCTATTTGTTTTCAAGTACCCGCATTGGTTAAGGAAGGAGTTTGTATAGTAGTTTCTCCCTTAGTTGCCTTAATGCAAGATCAAGTTGCTAATCTTATTGATAAAGGCATAAAAGCTACTTTAATATCTTCTGGAAGCTCACAAGACGATATTATTACACTTTTTGATAATATTCGGTTTGGAAATACTAAGTTTTTATACATTTCACCTGAACGGTTGCAATCTCGTTTTATTCAAGAAAAAATAAAGCAACTAAATGTAAACTTAATAGCTATTGATGAAGCACATTGTATTTCTGAATGGGGGCACGATTTCCGTCCTTCTTATCAAGAGATTACTGTTTTAAAAGAGTTACTACCAACAACCCCTATAATTGCTTTAACAGCTACGGCAACTCAAAAAGTAATTTCAGATATTGTTTCTTCTCTTGAATTAGAAAAACCTACCGTTTTCAAAAAATCTTTTTTTAGAGAGAATTTAGCCTATCAAATTTTTAAAACTGAAGACAAGCTTGGTAAGCTCAATCAGATTTTTACTAAAACAAAAGCTCCTTCAATTATATATGTAAATACTCGTAGTAAAACGAAAGAAATTAGCAGTTACTTAAATGCTAATGGATTTAAAAGTTCTTTTTACCATGGAGGTCTTTCTCCTGTAGAAAAAAAGTTAGCTTTTGATAATTGGATGACAGAGAAAACTCCAATTATAGTTGCTACCAATGCTTTTGGTATGGGAATAGACAAACCCAACGTTCGAGTTGTTATTCATCTTAACCTACCTTTTTCTATTGAAAACTACATTCAAGAAGCGGGTCGTGGTGGACGTGATGGAGTAAAGTCTTTCCCTGTAGTATTAACTAACGATAGTGATATTTCTTTAAGTAGTGAATTACTTGAAAAATCATTACCAACCATTGATGAAATAAAAACTATTCACCAAAAACTATATCAACATTTTCAAATTGCAAAAGGTGAATTAATCGAAACTGCTTTCGATTTTAATTTTTTAGCTTTTTGTAATAAGTATAATTTCATCCCCAATAAAACATTCAATGCTCTTCAAATACTCAATAATAATGGCATTATTGAATTAAATCATAGCTTCCAACAAAAATCTACAGTTCAGTTTTTAGCCTCAAACAAACAAGTTATATCACATACAAATCAAAACTCCCAAATTAAAAATTTTGTCCAACAAATTTTACGTATGTATGGTGGCATTTTTGAAAACCCTGTAAAAATTGATGAATTTTACATTGCTAAAAAGCTAGGTACTACCTCTTGGTTCGTAATCAATACTTTAGAAAAGTTAGCTCAAAAAGAATTAATAGCTTATACAAAAGCTACTAACAATTCGGAACTTTTCTTTTTACACCCTAGAGAAGATGATAAAACCATCAACCGAATTTCTCTAAACATTAAACAATACATTAAACAGAAAAAACAAAAAAATAGAGACTTACTTCAGTTTATAGAAAACAATTCGGTTTGTAGAAGCGTACAACTTCTTTCCTATTTTGGTGAACACAGCTCTCAAAGTTGTGGAATCTGTGATGTTTGTTTGCAAAGAAAAAACAAAACTAGTATAAGCCAAAAAGATATTCTTTCTAACTTACAAAAAGAAAAAACCTATACAGTTACTGAAATCTGCTCGCTATTAAATGAAAAAGAAACGAACATTTTAATACTTTTGCGAGAGCTTCTTTCCGAAGAAAAAATACACACAAAAAACAATAAATACTTTTTAAAATAA
- a CDS encoding AAA family ATPase → MQQKIVLIGGPGTGKSSILREFIRRGYECMPEISREVTLKAQKDGIDQLFLEQPLLFSQLLLEGREQQYLEAHQSDAEIIFFDRGIPDVHAYMNYLGSDYPDVFIKKSNKYLYNKVFMCAPWEAIYKSDNERYETFEQSVKIDTFLKEAYEEVGYNIIDVPFGSVQERCDFILHSLKHDV, encoded by the coding sequence ATGCAACAAAAAATAGTTTTAATAGGTGGTCCTGGTACAGGTAAATCCTCTATTTTAAGAGAATTTATTAGACGTGGATATGAATGTATGCCAGAGATTTCAAGAGAGGTTACACTTAAAGCTCAAAAAGATGGTATTGATCAACTTTTTTTAGAGCAACCTTTATTATTTAGCCAACTATTATTAGAAGGAAGAGAGCAACAGTACTTAGAAGCTCACCAAAGTGATGCTGAGATTATCTTTTTTGATAGAGGGATTCCTGATGTACACGCTTATATGAATTATTTAGGTTCTGACTACCCAGATGTTTTTATTAAAAAAAGCAATAAATATTTATACAATAAAGTATTTATGTGCGCTCCTTGGGAGGCTATTTATAAATCTGACAACGAACGTTATGAAACCTTCGAGCAATCAGTGAAAATAGATACCTTTTTAAAAGAAGCTTACGAGGAAGTAGGCTATAATATTATTGATGTTCCTTTTGGTTCGGTACAAGAGCGCTGTGATTTTATTTTACATTCGTTAAAACACGATGTATGA
- a CDS encoding DUF493 family protein produces MQDREAFYAKLKSQLEDTTTFPAKYLYKFIVPTDGSQEKEVQDLFNNAGAVINTKKSKTGKYVSVSIHITVKSSNEVISYYKKAEAIKGIISL; encoded by the coding sequence ATGCAAGATAGAGAAGCTTTTTACGCAAAATTAAAATCACAATTAGAAGATACCACAACGTTTCCAGCTAAGTATTTATATAAATTTATTGTTCCTACTGATGGTAGTCAGGAGAAAGAAGTACAAGACTTATTTAATAATGCTGGAGCAGTTATCAATACAAAAAAATCTAAAACAGGAAAATACGTAAGTGTATCAATACATATTACAGTAAAGAGTTCAAACGAAGTTATTTCGTATTATAAAAAAGCAGAGGCAATAAAAGGTATTATTTCTTTGTAA